A genome region from Gouania willdenowi chromosome 9, fGouWil2.1, whole genome shotgun sequence includes the following:
- the nkx3-1 gene encoding homeobox protein Nkx-3.1 encodes MDGSNLVKPVTSFLIDDILSVREGTGFNVKGCTQRREKCLQWREDNEKTTVQICPPETQLRVHSEPQGTSCPRSYESSVTSLGKQKRSRAAFTHLQVLELEKKFNHQKYLSAPERAHLANSLRLTETQVKIWFQNRRYKTKRKQQASETCKEVNKAEGLSQSEDLVRSSLITSLCKAYQYRPYLWDYGGPWGPVLW; translated from the exons ATGGATGGGTCCAACTTAGTCAAACCTGTGACCTCCTTCCTCATAGACGACATCCTCTCTGTTAGGGAGGGCACTGGATTTAACGTCAAGGGCTGCACACAGAGGAGAGAAAAGTGTTTGCAGTGGAGAGAGGACAATGAGAAGACAACGGTGCAAATTTGTCCTCCGGAAACCCAGCTCAGAGTCCACTCAG AGCCTCAGGGAACCTCCTGCCCCAGGTCCTACGAGTCAAGTGTCACGTCCTTAGGGAAACAGAAGCGTTCCAGAGCTGCCTTCACACACCTCCAAGTTCTGGAACTGGAAAAGAAGTTCAACCATCAGAAATATCTGTCGGCCCCAGAAAGGGCTCACCTGGCGAACTCGTTGAGATTAACTGAGACGCAGGTGAAAATCTGGTTTCAGAACAGGAGGTACAAAACAAAACGAAAGCAGCAGGCGTCTGAGACGTGCAAGGAAGTGAACAAGGCAGAGGGACTGAGCCAGAGCGAGGATTTGGTCCGATCGTCACTGATTACTTCTCTCTGTAAAGCTTACCAATACAGGCCGTACCTGTGGGACTATGGTGGCCCCTGGGGTCCAGTGCTCTGGTGA